GGCGTCGCGATCGTCCGAGTgagagaactgcatgcgcagatctgtggagagaaaatcGGGCactggaagagaaactcgaaacTGCGAGCAAACGCCGCTCAGAAGAGAGCTGTGTGTGCAGGCGGACCTCGGGTAGCGAATTGCCCTGTCGAGACCGTCTGCTCGTAGACGTAATcgctcgcgagagaaaggcagcgcatgcaggcgtaGGAAGCCCCGCTTTGACGGCGTGGACCAGCGAGTCCAGTGTGAGGCTTCGTCgattctttgcttctctccgcgcttcactttctctgtGGAAGTTTGTGCGTCTGCGGTTCCCAGTGCAGCTTCGTGCCCGCACTCCTCTCTCGGAAAAACGTGGAACCACAGGTGACGCTCTCCGAGGCCAAGAAAGCTCTAAAGAAAGCAGAGCTTTTCGCGCAAGCTTCAAGCCTTCTACCAAAGGTAAGCGAACTCCGAACTCAAAAATCAAACCTAATCGTGATCGACagtacataaatatatatatatatatatatatatgtatatatatatatatttatgtactGTCGTGCGTCTGTGTAGATTTGCGTGTATCTGTAGATATTCATATCCTGTGGGAAGTATTCCTTTGCATCTGCGCCTGCGACCGCATGCACATGTCTGGATCCATAGGTGTCCATGTCAGCAAAAggtatacaaatatacaaatatacaaatatacataaatgcatatatatatatatatatataattatttgtatatttatatttgtatatatgtatgttcgtatgcatgtatgtatttcGTTGTACGTGAAAGTTTGCTAAGGTCTGGGGTCCCGGTGTGTGGAGCGGGAGGCTGGAGAGGCTAGACGTCGTCGTATGTGTGAATAATTTATTCCGAGAATAAGACGAGAGCTAACATGGAGTCGCTTAAATTTCTCACCTTGTCTGCTCGTTCatgaaaaacggagacgtcGGCTTTTGGCAGGCTTCGTCTCCACCAGTAAGAGCGATTGGACTCTGATGCATGAGTGGTGAAACAACGTGTTGCATGCTTGgcgttcgcttttcttccctgcatgcagggcTTGCTGCTCCGTCAGCGGAAGTACGCGGCGTACTACCTCGTCGAGGGTGATCTGCTCAAGCCTTTCCCCAGGGTATCGGAAGCTCTGAAACtgcagaaagaggcagaTGCTCTCACGAAGGCGAAAATGAAAGTCAAACGGCCTGCCATCAAGGCCGGCTCTGCTCTCTTGAAGGTCAGCACACTGTTGACTTTCGCTTGCATTTTATcatcgcatgcatgcacgtcttcctcgtcgctcaTCTCAATGAATTGCCTCCGCAGCATGACGTAcagagatgcatgcgtttgtgtctGCTCCCCCTCTCTATCTGATCGTTGTATTCTTCTGACAAGATCTCCCTTCAGAATTATGGCGCTCTTCAGCGCGGTTTGTGCAGTTAGGGTCTAACCGGTTGAAGGCGGAGCAGGGCAAAAGGGATGCCTCACGACAGGCACACAGGACTTCCTGTGTTTCAGAAAAAGGTCTTGCCTGCACTTAGACACTATGCGCTCAATACGACTGATTTGCATGCACCGTTTCGTTTCTGGGGTTGTGAATGCATTCATGTGCAGTTGTCCGTCCTTCTTCACTCGTTTATTGCCTTTAGGTTGATCCTCTCTTCAGTgtgaaaggaggaaagatTTACGTCGACAAACAACGCAACGCGTACAATGCGTCTACGCAGTTCACCGACATCTCCACAGGTGACGAGCGCCTGGGAACGCCGAGAAAGATGCCGAAGAAGCTTTCGAAAGGCGAACAGTGAAGGCGTAAAGAGGGAGGAAcagcatgcgcatgcacgcaggaAATTGGGGGGTTCAAGACGCATAGCGGTGCTGGGCGTGAAgatctttgcatgcagagagtgCATCACGCATACATCGGGACCTCGAGCTTCGAGAgcttttccgtttctctttgtttcttgtgtctctctctctggagttTGCCTCCCGTTCTGGTCACCTCGGCgactctcgtttttcctctatTCTCGCTTGCGAAGGACAAGCCGCAAAGACCAAGAGAGAACATGCTTCCTCGACTCTCTTGCATGCACCCTCCCGACGGTGAtaagcgaaggagagaacgtcGCTTAAAGGACTCTATAAcgacttttctctctctaggTGCAACTGTCGAAacatctgtgcatgcaaaattCGTGTCTCCAAAAACGACGGTACAAGCATGCACATATcctacatatatgcatatatattcatatcATAattatgtgtatgtatatgtatacatgtatatatatgtcgaAATAGGTATGGCATATACGAGGATGCGTGCGCCTGCCTCTGTGGATTTAAATGCAAGTTTGCACGCGCTGGCTGTTTTGAGGTTCTGACGTATCCGATGCCGTTCCAGGAATCAACAAGTACTACAACTTGCAGGTGATTCAAACAAACACAACGTTTCACTTCTTTACAAGATGGGGACGCTTGGGGGCAGACGACAAGGTGACGAACGACTACCGACAATACAGTCACGGCCAGAGTCTGAAGAGTGCAATCCGTAAGAATCGGGAGAACTGGTTCCCCACTGAAATGACACTGAAGACGCCCGCAAACGCTTGAggtctcttctgtgtcggtTTGCTTCCACTTGACCTCTGGTTAGGAAGGCGGAAACTCTTTTGCCTTAGCCTTCCTCGTGAATCTCTGAGGTCCGCGAGCAGACATGCATGTTGTGTACATCCACTGACATGTTCAAGCTGAATCCACGTGCATGCGACGGTAGCTTTTCCTCACGGttcgtcgctgtcgagaACTTACGAATCAGTTGAAAGACTCaggtctcccttcttcttccactcaCACTTACACGCAAAACGTACAggcgtatatatatatatatatatgcatctgcgtttgtatataatatatatatatagatatagataaaTGTATGCATCTGCACACATTATCGATCTGTTCAGTACATTGATATATCTGGGGTTTCGTACTGTTTGCGAGCTGTGATTACAGACGAAATGACAACTGGGGAGGCCTGAAGTCTTGAACCGTTTTGTGAGATTTGTTGTTCGTTTTTGTACAGAGGCCTTTGAGTCGAAATTCTTCGGATTGACGGGGATCGCCTTCGCCGACCGTTTCGATTCGTCGCAACAGCCTGGGAGGTAGATTTCATCTccgtgtttcctcttccttttcctcgtcctttCTTCGAGTCTTTGCAGCCTTCAAGAGAGTTCGAGCAGTCGCCGCTTAGCAACTATAGAAGAGCCGAACACTATCGGAAAATAAAGACAAGAATGTGACCAGGCTGCCGAATGACCATCCACCATGggtctgctttttctcctttttcgtttgcctctttttctgtaCGACATGCGCCTTGGACGCGCgttctttcttgtttttgCAGGTATGCGATTGTTGAACTTGACGGCTATCTGCACGAGGAGAcggacgagagcgagaacaagacagaTATGAACAAGGACGCCACCACCGCGGCGGACCTTccagtgaagagagagaaacgcgaacaGGACGCAGATGCAAGCGACAAcgaacggaagaagaagaaagtaaAAAACCAGCCCTCAAGCAGCGTCAAGTAAGCTCTTTTTCaatggatatatatatatatatatacaatatttatgtatacatTTGTCTTAATATATCTGGTGCCGTTATATACTGTCAGTGTATATTTGTCTATGCATCtacttgtatatatatatatatgtacataatatttatttatatatttgaATTGacaaataaatatatatatatatattgtcCATCTGTGGTCGAAGTGTTCTGCTACGTTTCTTTGTAAGCTGAAGTTCGGTGGGTCTGATCgtggtttttctttttgttctTTTTTAGCGGTTCGCATGTGAGTattgtctgtctgtgtttcaCTTTACTGGTTCGCTTCGTGCAGAGTAGAATCTGAAAGCTCCCTCCACCAGGCTGTCCAGGACCTGATTCAACTCATCTTCGACCGTACGAACACTGCAGCGCCCTGATCCACCAGGAtaaagcggagacagagccCCTCGTTTCTGCCGAGATGTTTATTTCTTCTTAAGCATCTGCCCGCATATGCATCGAAAAATCTCTTCGAACAGTTTCCAGAAATCCGTCATCCAGGCCTCCTAAAACAATACTCATTCACcgatacgtatatatatatatatatatatatatatatgcgcatgTCTGACTATACGCAGAATGTGTATATTTTTGCGGCTGTGTCTCCACATAAACGTATACAACTGcgttttgtgtgtgtgtctgaagcgaaagagaagagcgaggagatgTTTGTTCATGAGATGTATTTCATTCTGCAGGCGGCATGGCTGTTCGAGCGTTGACGGAGCAACATTTGAATCTGGAGAGAATGCCAATTGAAAGCATTTCCAAGCGGCAGTTGAACGAAGGCTATGCGATTCTTCAGGTCCGtcctttctgcgtttcctcgtctttttaTTCTCCGGTCTCCTGCTTCCCTGAGTGTGTAGCCTACCTGCGGTTCACTTCGTTTCACTCCCGTTGTCTCTTGCGTACTGGTTTGTGCTCTCTTCGCCGATCTTCTGTCTTGGTTCTTCCTATGCTTCGAAcctcgccttttttctcccttctcttgcCTCCCCTCCAGCAGCATGGTACGCGtactttttctctgtcattctcattctctctgtctctttcgcatatgcattttctctctgtcggaaACTCTCTCGCACTCCAGGGTTCtgctctcccctcttccgCGTTGTCCCCCGAGCAGCCTCCTCTCTGGATCTCTCTTTCCTACCTTACACAATACGTCGTCGTCTACTTCTCTCCTTGtgtcccttcttctctcttttcttcttctctcttttcttcttccctcttctcgtcttctctcttttcgtcgtctctcttttcttctctcttttcttcttccctcttttcttctctcttttctcttcatctcgTCCTCGCCACTTGCGTCTTCGCatgttcttttctgtcgtccTCTTCTACCTTCATCTCGGTTGCGGTCGACCTCTTTCTTcagttgtctctctccgttcttccctcctctctgtctgtctcaggaGCTGCAAAGCCTCTTGCAGGAAACAGCTGAGAAGCGTTCTACGCAGATGCTCACGTGAGAGCCTTCGGCAAACGAGTCTTTCTCGGCAGACAGAGCATCCCGCAGTGTCCCTCTGCTCTGCTTTGTTTAGCTTCTCTAGCATGCGCTTTACGGCAGACTGAACTGTGGCGTTTTCGCTTCCAGACGACCGTTCTGATTCGCTTGCGAAACGcagtcgcctgtctcctctgtctgcctgtctcctctgtctgcctgtctctgctgagTATCCGTTTCACGACTGGGTGGCTGCGGAATCGACGGCCAGTGAGCTTCGCGACGCTGTTTTCACCGACAAGCCAGGGGGTTTCTCTTTTCAAAGTTTTTGTGGTTCTGCTCCTCCAattttgccttcttcgttctccagCGTTCGCCTCGCCGATGCCACAAATCGATTCTACAATAAAATTCCTCACGTGGTAAGTGCCTCTGGAACCGCGAAAAAGTCCCGCCATCTGCCTCCATGTTACGACGAAACAAGCTCCTTCCGCGTCCGTCAATCTACATACCTAtgtatacctatatatacatatatttacaaatgtatacaaatatatacctatatatatatatatatacctatatatacctatatatgcatatctatacctatatatatatatatatatatatatgtagatagatagatatatgtgtgtaccTGTCTTGACGTATAGAATTGAACGTTTACAACTCGGTTGATATGCGTAAGTGTAAGTTGTATTGACACATATTCCTATCCGTCTCTACATGTATGGTATAGCGGTACCTAATTTGGTTTTTTGGACTGCCGCGATCTGCATGTTTTCGTtccctttgcatgcatgtgctggctgcatgcgcgtggcTGTCCGTTgaatttccttttctcagTTTGCCCGAAACGCAGTTCCTCCCGTCATCGATTCTCTTGCGAAACTCCGCACCAAGGTGGAAATCATGGAGCAACTTCTCGACGTAAGTTGACGGAGGACAGTgtcctgtgcatgcagtttaGCGTCCGGTTTTGCACTCCATGATGCATGCAAGTTGCATTTTaccatgcatgcgcgtttgCGTGCATTCTTGATTTTTGTCTTTGGCTGGCGCCTGCACTTTGCAGGAAGATTGGAGggttctgcgtcgcctctcagAGCTTCTCCACACCTATGCAAGGACCTGCTTTTTCGCATTGTTTTGTGCACTCTTGGGAAAGCTCATTTTGTGTCTTCATTGATTTCTCTGCGCGTCTATGACCGTCTGTGTTCTCGCCGCAAGACTGCAGTTTTCGACTGCAttcgtttcgctttcttctcgcttgttttctcttttcgcttcttctccctgttccgtcgttctcccttctctaTACTGCGTCGATTCTCTGTGCCTTTCCTTTTACCTCTGTTCCCttgttcctgttttttctccccactctcccgtcgctgtgtctcctctctgtggtgtttcttcgttctgcCCTCTTTGTCTACCATCTCTCGTctgctccgtctctcttttcgcttgGTGCTGTTTCCCTGTTTTCTCAAGTTTGCCGATGTCCCGATGCCCTCTCGATGCTCTCTTTGCTGctcttcgctctgtctcttaGTGCTCTCGTTCAGCGttgttcttccctttctgtctccgctttcttctcttcgcatCTTTCTTATCTTTATCCTCGCTGGTGCGCGCAGGTGTCTGTGGCGAACTCGTTGCTGGATGGAGCGctgaagaacgcgaaagacAAGCATCCGATCGACGCGCAGTACGAGCAGCTCAAGTGTAACCTCGAGGTGAGAaacaactgcatgcgcatgcgtgcgAGGCGACTGGGGTGGCGCCGGCCCTGCCGAGTCCCAGTGGGGATCGcacgaaggaagacgagggtCGTGGCTCGACttccgttctctttctccctttcctttcttgcaTTTCTCTCGCGAGAGTTCGTTGTCAGGCTTCACGCTTCTGTCATCTGTAGAACTTCTGTCTCTTACCTCTCGTCTtattttctcgtctctttcagtcttcttctctcgatatcctcttcctccttcccttcgtttcgtccttctttcttcttctctccttttctcctatcttcatcgtctctctcctccgctcttctcctccactgttcttcttctcttttcttctctcttcttctcgtcttctgttctcttctcgtgcCTTCTGCTTTTATCTTCTCCTATCTTctgtcctttccttctctccgtgcGTCTCTTTGTCTGATTCACTGGTCGCCTCGTGGGTTGTTGAATCAAGTTTCTTTCTCAACAAAAgagcgtttctcttctccaccctcTGCGGTCTCTGTAGCCCGTCGACGCAGCGAGTGACGACTGGAAGCTGGTCGAGAAAATGCTTAagcgaacgcatgcaccgacGCACAACACCTGGAGCCTGAAGCTCACGCACCTCTTCAAatgcgacagagaaggcgaaagaaaaagattCAACGCGTCGATCAAAAACCGCATGCTTCTCTGGCATGGCTCAAGACTGGTAAACGAGTATCCTCAATCTTCAAATCCAGCATctgaaagaggaaaacgaattTCCATTAAGTCTTTGTTACTTGTTTGCATCTACGGGCGGTTCTGCATGACGGTACATGTGTGTACCTGTCTCTACAAAAAACGGAGGCGCGTGTATTTGTGTCTTCCGGTATGTCTGCACTTTTGAATGTAGTCGCcctgcatcttcttcacCGTTTCTTTTGGCTGTCGAGTCGCgcttgtctctgcgttccaGCAAAGACCTACCTCAGTGGACCGCGTAACCTGTACtcaaaggaaacgaaaatgCATGTCGTGGTAGACCTATCTTGGATAGTACGGAGCATGCTGGTGTTCACGAGCGTTGCGTCGACGGCGCGTCTATCCGCGCATCTGCAGCAAAGACATGCTTGTGTCTGAAAGCGCGAGTCAGGAGACCGTCTTTGCTTTTGTTTTTCGCAGACCAACTGGGCAAGCATTTTGTCACAAGGACTGAAAGTCGCTCCTGCAGAGGCGCCTTCTTCAGGGTACATGTTCGACAAAGGTCTCTACTTTGCAGACCTCGTAAGTGgagcatgcgcatgcaatgGAAAAACTCGATTGCCGTGGTTGGCAAACAGCCTCATCTGCGTGCTTTGGCTTACATCGGTGCTGCCAAAAGCGCTCGGCAGTTCGTGAGTTTCTCTTTGGTGTCGTCATCTTGACGACGTTTTCACATGCAATACATCtctatatatacgtatatgcgtatgcatgGGTTACCTGGTTCTCCCATTGCGCCACTGGCATTCTTCCGAGTCAATGCGTTTGGTAAGGAAATGGATCCTTTCTTCCCCGTGTCTTGTTTTCAGGCGAGTAAATCGTCTCAGTACTGTTTTGCGACATCGAAGAATCCAGAGGGAATTTTGATTCTCTGCGAGGTAGCTCTTGGCAAGCCGTACGTTCGTTTGGAGGCCGACTACGAAGCGGCGAAGCactgcgaagagaaaggtACGAAGCGGAAACGTTTCAGATTTCGACGCGGCAGAATGCACATGACTCAAGAGATCAGTGCGCAGCAAAAGAGATCGGTCCACGCTCAATCTTACCATACATAATACTTTTATGAatcgaaacgcagaaagcaCTGGACAAGCAACGACACGGAGAGGCAACTGACTCGACAAGAcctgcctgcctctctgcacTTGAGGCGCTGAACAATCCTTTTTGCTTTGTCGCAAACGTTCGACTGATGTTCTTTCTGCGGTGCGTCTCCAGGCCTGCAGAGTCTGTTCGGTGTGGGGAAGTCATGTCCAGACCCAAGAGACGAGGTCGTCCTCCCTTCCGTTGTTGACGACGAAAAAGTGATCGCACGCACAGGAAGCTGCACTGCGAATAAAACGGCCTTGGAAGAGGTGAGAGCTGCGACGTCCAGTTTTGAACTTCAGGTGAAAGCCTACCTCCGTttgaaacgcgtttctcttcaaaAGGAGAGTTCCGTGTTTCCTGCAGACTGAACCTATCGTCGGGACAACTCCACGTCTTCCTCCACTGATTGTGTCTCAAAAACAAGCTTTCTCAGGCGACGACTCGCCTGCGTTTCCTCAACGATCGAACGGCAAGCGCTGCGGGGCAGGCAGTGCggttctttgcatgcagtccagCAATAAGCCGCTGTCGGCGCCACAACCTCATGGCGCGCGAAAGGCGCCCGCGGGCTAGACCTCCGTGAAACGTCTGCTGTGACCGATCCTCGAATAAAGGGTGCTTTCCAGCTTCCGTCAGTTGCACTCTTTTTCgattctctctgtgttttgtcaaggcaaagaaggacgaggcTGCAGGCACCGATGCCGCTCTTCTGTACAACGAATACGTCGTCTACAATCCGGTCCGTCCAAGTTTTCGACTTCCGCTCAACAATGTTGCGGGAGGCCCCTCGACGGTGCTCGCCTGGCGCGCGCAGAGGCCA
This Toxoplasma gondii ME49 chromosome VIII, whole genome shotgun sequence DNA region includes the following protein-coding sequences:
- a CDS encoding poly(ADP-ribose) polymerase catalytic domain-containing protein (encoded by transcript TGME49_270840); protein product: MAPKTSKNRPPIPNPYGVDYSPTDRATCKGCLGRIGDGSIRFLRKVWSPWHDGFDIQKFHLRCSATYDPKLSEIKGWQALRWDDVIKVAAKFGGRVKENHPLVQEHKRRSEGMWNLIDALKEVPKKQLLAILDANEIFYNEKKISALEAAQIIADGVLFGRLPKCPLCDTRALIQDGTDIRCRGYMQNSAMRCSFLFSLADLLRPENPPDNSATGVAESALSRTELFNLPIEAQRMPVFRQWKPPKDIPGAFKLGNPVGQPPKKGHVKYDSEAEDDIPKKKELAGLKFACIGSTNPPRHALAKLVTSHGGIFQESLDKDTDLLLVSDDDWAAAKASQRYRDAQLAGVAIVRCSFVPALLSRKNVEPQVTLSEAKKALKKAELFAQASSLLPKGLLLRQRKYAAYYLVEGDLLKPFPRVSEALKLQKEADALTKAKMKVKRPAIKAGSALLKVDPLFSVKGGKIYVDKQRNAYNASTQFTDISTGINKYYNLQVIQTNTTFHFFTRWGRLGADDKVTNDYRQYSHGQSLKSAIQAFESKFFGLTGIAFADRFDSSQQPGRYAIVELDGYLHEETDESENKTDMNKDATTAADLPVKREKREQDADASDNERKKKKVKNQPSSSVKVESESSLHQAVQDLIQLIFDRGMAVRALTEQHLNLERMPIESISKRQLNEGYAILQELQSLLQETAEKRSTQMLTVRLADATNRFYNKIPHVFARNAVPPVIDSLAKLRTKVEIMEQLLDVSVANSLLDGALKNAKDKHPIDAQYEQLKCNLEPVDAASDDWKLVEKMLKRTHAPTHNTWSLKLTHLFKCDREGERKRFNASIKNRMLLWHGSRLTNWASILSQGLKVAPAEAPSSGYMFDKGLYFADLASKSSQYCFATSKNPEGILILCEVALGKPYVRLEADYEAAKHCEEKGLQSLFGVGKSCPDPRDEVVLPSVVDDEKVIARTGSCTANKTALEEAKKDEAAGTDAALLYNEYVVYNPNQVVMRYVLRVKFEFASFNLDDEL